A genomic segment from Acuticoccus sediminis encodes:
- a CDS encoding diacylglycerol/lipid kinase family protein, translating into MPSAALIFNASSGRHLEHHDALDTTVAALERVGITVTPMRGDLSAQLKQSRDAEADIIVVSGGDGTIRAAIEAHRGGRPIGILPAGTMNLLAYDFGIPEDTEAAARVIADGVTRDVDYGRVGDRVFMHTLFTGLPVRIGVHREARRGRMRILDRIWLAAHALTTLPRDPKMTLNAATDGGEKVLTAPSFALLVGTIGDWMLPRPRRVSFANGQMTVFAIHPETGADVARLLVRGAFGQLASDEHVDKVVATGATIAGPRRRMHAMLDGESTLIASPCTVEIVRGEIKVFAPKEEP; encoded by the coding sequence ATGCCGTCGGCAGCCTTGATTTTCAACGCCTCCTCCGGGCGACACCTGGAACACCATGACGCCCTCGACACCACTGTCGCCGCGCTGGAGCGCGTCGGCATCACCGTCACGCCCATGCGGGGCGACCTCTCCGCGCAGCTGAAACAGAGCCGCGACGCCGAAGCTGACATCATCGTCGTCAGCGGCGGCGACGGCACGATCCGCGCGGCGATCGAGGCTCACCGCGGTGGCCGGCCGATCGGGATCCTCCCGGCTGGCACGATGAACCTCCTCGCCTACGACTTCGGCATTCCGGAGGACACGGAGGCGGCCGCCAGGGTCATCGCCGACGGCGTGACGCGCGACGTCGACTACGGACGCGTCGGCGACCGGGTCTTCATGCACACGCTGTTCACCGGGCTGCCGGTGCGCATCGGCGTCCACCGCGAGGCCCGCCGCGGCAGGATGCGCATCCTCGACCGCATCTGGCTCGCCGCGCACGCGCTGACGACACTGCCGCGCGATCCGAAGATGACGCTGAACGCCGCGACCGACGGCGGGGAGAAGGTCCTCACCGCGCCGTCCTTCGCCCTCCTCGTCGGAACCATCGGCGACTGGATGCTGCCACGACCGCGCCGCGTCTCCTTCGCGAACGGGCAGATGACGGTGTTCGCGATCCACCCCGAGACCGGCGCGGACGTCGCCCGGCTCCTCGTGCGCGGCGCCTTCGGCCAGCTCGCCAGCGACGAGCACGTCGACAAGGTCGTCGCCACCGGCGCCACCATCGCCGGCCCCCGCCGCCGCATGCATGCCATGCTGGACGGCGAAAGCACGCTGATCGCCTCACCCTGCACGGTTGAGATCGTCCGCGGGGAAATCAAAGTCTTCGCCCCCAAGGAGGAGCCGTGA